In Spirosoma pollinicola, the genomic window AATGAGGAAGAAAGGGGCTGCTTTACCACCCCCAACCCCCTCCTAAAACAGGAGGGGGCTATGCCGAGGGGCGCCCTTGTTTAAGCCCCCTCCTGTTTTAGGAGGGGGTTGGGGGTGGTGAAACAGTCGCCAAGCCAGAACTTGGCTCAGACACGAAACCGACCCTCTCACAAACCATTTATCAACAGGACAAATAACAAAAGAAAACAACCAATAATGAAAATTGTCGTATTAGATGGGTACACCCTGAATCCGGGCGATTTGTCCTGGGAAGGTGTTGAGAAACTGGCCGACTTAACGGTGTATGACCGGACGCCCACCGATAAAATCGTGGAGAGGGCACAGGACGCCGACATTATTTTTACCAACAAAACACCGCTGGACGAGGCAACGCTCAACCAATTACCCAACCTGAAATTCATCAGCGTACTGGCTACTGGTTTTAACATTGTCGATATTACCGTCGCGAAAAAAAACGGGGTTGTCGTGAGCAATGTGCCCGGCTATGGCACACCGTCCGTCGTTCAGTTGACGTTTGCGTTGTTGCTCGAATTGACCCTGCATGTGCAGCGGCACAGCGATTCGGTGCGGGATGGCAAGTGGGCACGCTCGGTAGATTTCAGTTTCTGGGATTATCCGCTCATCGAACTGGCGGGCAAAACGATGGGTATCATCGGGTTTGGGAGTATCGGCGAGAAAGTGGCCGATGTGGCCACGGCCTTCGGCATGAAAATTATCGGCTCGAAACGGAATCGCACCGATCAATCGCACCGGACGAATTTTAAGTGGGCGGAGATACCTGAACTGTTGACGGAGTCGGATGTGGTGAGTATCCACACCCCGCTGGTTCCCGAAACGCAGGGCCTAATCAACAAAGAAAATCTGGCGTTGATGAAGCCCTCAGCCTTTCTGTTAAATACCTCACGAGGTCCGATTATTGTGGATCAGGATCTGGCCGATGCCCTGAACAACGGCGTCATCGCCGGGGCAGGTATCGACGTATTATCGAAGGAACCACCCTTGCCCGATAACCCGCTGTTCAAGGCTAAAAACTGCCTGATCACCCCACACATTGCCTGGGCAACCACCGAAGCCCGCGCCCGGCTTATGGCCATCACGGTCGAGAATCTGGCCGCGTTTCTGAACGGAAAGCCGATGAATGTGGTGAATTAATAACGGGCGTATTTTGTCATCCCGACGCAAGGAGGGATCTTGAGTTAAGTCAATCATCAAGATCCCTCCTTGCGTCGGGATGACAAAAATACATTTGTAGTAAACTATGATTCGTATTCTTCTATCCTCCTATATGCGCACTCGTTTACTCTTTTCGCTTATTCTCCTGATCGGCTTCTCCTACCCAACGCTGGCGCGCATCATTCGTATTGAGATCACCAGTGTTCAGTCGCCCACGTTTGAGGGGAAAATATTCGGACGGATCGGGGCCTATGAAAAACTTCGAGGGAAAGCTTACGGTGAACTTGACCCGAACAGTTCACAAAATTTACTCATTCCGGATATTCAACTGGCTCCCCGTAATGCGAAAGGCATGGTCGAATACGCTATGGATATTTACATTCTTAAGCCCATTAACCTTGCCATTGGCAACCACAAACTCTTTCTGGAAATCAACAACCGGGGCGGAAAACTCTTTGGCGGGTTCAACAAAAGCAATGGCGGCAATGACCCTACTACGGCCGCCCAGGCTGGCGAAGGCTTCCTGATGAACATGGGCTATACCCTTGCCTGGAACGGTTGGGATTGTTCAGCAGCCCCATCCAATAATAACCTGACTATTACCGTTCCCATAGCCCGAAACGCCGATGGTTCATCTATTACCGGTCCATCGTACGAATACATCTCCTTTGATAATGCCACGTCACTAACTTACTCGCTCGCTTACCCGACCGCTACAATGGACCAATCGAAAGCGACGCTTACCGTGCGCGACCGGTTAGGGGATACTCCTTCACGTGTTTCGTCAGAGGGCTGGGAATATGCCAGCGACAAAACCATTCGGCTGATACCAGCCGGAACGCCCTTCCGGCAAAGTGCCATTTATGAATTTACCTACACAGCCAAAGACCCCGTTGTGGCCGGGATAGGATTTGCGGCCACCCGCGATTTCGTCTCGTTTCTGCGGTATGCCAAAGCGGATGATTTCGGTAATGCGAACCCACTGGCGGGTGATATTCGCTACACGTTTTCGTATTCACTTTCGCAACCTGCCCGCTATGTCAATGATTTTCAGACGCTGGGCTTTAATACCGATGAGCAAAATCGGCGGGTGCTGGACGGCATCGAAAACTGGCTCGGCGGGGCAAGTAGCATCGCCCTCAACTACCGCTTTTCGCAACCTTCACGGACTGAGCGTAACCGGCAAAATCATCTGTATCCCGAAGGCGTTTTCCCATTTGCGTATCCTATCATGACCGATCCACTTTCGGGCAAAACCGCCGGTCGGCTGGCCCGATGCACTGCCAGCAACACCTGCCCGAAGGTATTCGAGATCAACTCGTCAAACGAATATTGGGTAAAAGCCGCTTCACTCCTTCATACGGATAGCCGGGGCAATGACCTGCCCGACCCCGACAATGTCCGCTTTTATTTGATTTCGGGAGCGCAACATGGCACAGGAAACGAAACCAGCCGGGGTACTTGTCAGCAGTTCCAGAACTCAACCAACGGCGAATCAGCTTTGCGGGCACTTTTCATCGCTCTTGATGACTGGGTTACGAAGGGTATTGCGCCACCAGCTAGTAAAGTCCCCCGAAAATCAGATGGAACAGCTGTCATCGCCCTCCCGCAACCGGGCTCTCAAACGGGGGTAGTGCCACAGGCCGCTCTCGGCTGGCCAACCATTCCGGGCGTAACCTATACGGGACTTATCACCACTCGTTACCTCCTCAACTTCGGGCCTTCCCTCGATCAGGGAATTTTAACGACTTTCCCAACCAGTGTAGCCAATCGGCCTAGCTACGTCAATTTTGTTTCTAAAGTTGACAAAGACGGGAATGAAATCGCCGGGATTCGCTTACCGCCCGTTGCCGTTCCCATTGCCACCACAACCGGCTGGGCGCTACGCCGGGCAGAATACGGCGAAAATGACGGTTGCGAAGGCGCGGGGCAGAATATTCCATTTAAGGCGACTAAAGCCGAACGACTATTGGCAAACGACCCGCGATTGTCTTTGCAGGAGCGTTACCAGACGCATGAAGGGTACGTAGATGCCGTCCGTAAGTCGGTGCATATGCTGATTGACCAACGATTTATCCTGGATGAAGACGGTCAGCAGTATATCAAAGCGGCTCAGGCAAGTAGTGTCTTGCGGTAGTCATACTGTCCACTCGCTAAATATAATCACGTCGGACAGCCTCTCTGCTTCGTTCGTAGTTCTGTATTTGTATTACGTTATGAAGAAGGATATGAAAACGCAGATAATAGTAAGTTTAGTAATGCTGGCGTTGGCCTTTAATGCTCAGGCGCAAACGACTACGAGCAAGCCAGTTCAAACGAGTACCCCTAAATCAGCCAGAGCGACAACGACAACCCTAATTATTGACAGTGCCTCGAATGCCGGTGCGACAAATGACGGTGCCAGCGGGCAGAGCGGTCGACCAGTCGCAATTCCATCGAGTTCAACAAGTCAGGGAGTGTCCACTCGGGGAGCATCCACTCCGGGAGCACCCACTCAGCGTCAAAGCAACAGTACCCGCAAAGTTAAGCAACGTACGCGCAGCAACAGTTAACGCTTCCAAAGCGGAGTTACTTTACCAACAGGCTTTTCCCCATTGGCAGTTGCCCTACGGAGTCAGTCCAGATGGACATGCCACCGGTCATATTTTTGACATTCGTAAAGCCGTTTTCGGTCAGGATGTGGCTGGCCCGTGGGCTACGATGGCTGTGTGAGCAGTACACGATGATCTCCTTGTTTTTCGCGTTTTTCAATTCAGCCAACCGGCTTTCCAATTGCTGAACCGGAATATTAACGGCGTTTCTCAAGTGTCCAAAATTATCATGCGCCCTCCCCGAAAACTCTTCGGGGGTGCGTACGTCCAGCAAGAGTACATCCGGGCGAGTGGCAACGGTCTGACAAAGTTCGGCGGGACTGATATTCTTAAAAACAACGCTCTTTTTAAGCACCAGCCGCATGCCGCAATGCGCACACGTACCCGGTCCATCAACGATAGCATGATCACAATTTGCTCCGCAGGGCAGGCAGACATATTGTTCGGCAACCGGTTTGGTTTTTGCTGTCTGCCCATAAATCGGTCTGGTTAGAACCGACAGAAATACGAGCAGAAGTAGTAGCAGTTTCATTGGCTGGCGTTTTTTCACAAAACTACCAACGTGCAAGATTTCGCTGTATTAATTATGACGGGTGGTAACTGCCAGCTATGTATGTTAAGATACTATAAGTCAGAATTATATGTTTCCCGCAAATGCCTCTCAATAACATCGACCACCAATCGGTTTGCCTGCTCAGCAGTTAAGACATAACGTATGGCAAGTGCCTGTGTCAACGATTGCCGCAGAAGTCTTATGCCGTAGGCCCCTTTATGATCAAATAATGTTGTATTCTTCGTCATCAACTCATCGTACGTAAGAAAATCAAAATGAGTTTGACGTTCAGGAGTGGATTCATCAAGCGCAGTTTGTCCCGTAAATATGGATTCATACCACTGTTTAGCTATGCAGACAAATTCACTCCGAAAGCTGGGGTGCTCATAGACTTGCTCCACCAACTCCCTGTGCCGGGTTAAGATTCCCCGCGCGATCTCGCTATTCGACAAGTCCCGAAACCGCCAATCAGTTGGAGTTTCCTGCTCCCGCGAAAAACTGGGTCGGTAGTCTATTTTGAAGTTAGTTCGAGTACTTTGCTCAGTATCTGTATGCTGACCAAACCGCCGTTGGTAGTCTATTTTGAACAGATACAGCAGCAACTCGTAGGCTTTACCTAATTCACCTCCGGGTGGATTTGCTGATTCAGGTACACAGACTATGCCCTTGAAGCCAGTTGCCAGCGAACGGAGGTGTAAGTACTCGTACATAGCATCCGTAGCGCTCAGCGAGCAATTAGCCAATGCCTGCTCAATATCGGCGTCAACAAGTTTGGCATCCCATACCTGAAAATAAAGATCAACAAACCGTTTCCTTTGCTGATCCTTCTCCAGTTGACCGAATTGTTCCAGCATATCAGCAACCGAATAGACTCCCTGCCCAAACTGGCAGATTACGATTTCCTCTTCTAAGTTCATTGGCATGGTCGTATGCGTTTGCTTACAATAACCTAACGAGATAGCCTCCCAATCGTCTGTATACCAGGCAAAACCACGAGCAGGAAAAGCTCGTCTAATTTACGATTCTTTTACAAAGATTTAGTCTATTCAAACTATAGAATGACGGATCGGTTTCGTCATTTTGATACGTTCGTGGTCATGAACCGCCACGTTACATTCCCGACGGTATTGGGCTTGCCTTGTTCCGGCTTTGAGATTGTGCCCTTCCATTGCCCGCTTTTTTGTTTCTCCACATTAATTGTCCGCCAGGAATACTGCCCTTTCTCGTAATTGAAGGTTTCGCCGTCGTCGTCATAGAGTTTATATTGACCCGGTTTTTCGCCGTAATGCCGAATGTCGAGGTCGACTTTCTGATCGGGTTTTGGCGCGTGGAGCAGGGATGGCATCATCGGAATGATACCACCATCTTTCACAAAAACAGGAATTTTGTCCAGCCCCGGCGTCACCGTGATTAACTCCCCATCGCCCGCAAACTGGCCGGTGTAAAAGTCATACCATTTCCCTTTTGGCAGGATAACGGTACGCGATTTCTGCCCCGTAAACAAAGGGGCAACCAGCAAATACTCCCCTGCCATGTATTGATCTTTCACTTCTTTTCTGACAGCTTCGGCATAGGGATTTTCTTCGAGGCTGGCGGTGAGCACTTCTTTTCGGTCAGCTACCTGAAAACCAGCTTCCAGATTCATCGCCCGAAAGGGTGGCGTACCGTCGAAATGGTAGTTGGCAAAGGCCGTGTACCAGTACGGCATCATCTGCATACGTAATTGCGCCATTGCCTTAACTTGCTCGGCCACGTCGGGAAACGACCAGGGTTTTGTGCTGCTCGACCAGGCATTGATCATAGCCATCGGCGAAAAACAGACCGTCTGAAACCGACGCAGCCATTCTTCACTCGTTTTAGACG contains:
- a CDS encoding D-2-hydroxyacid dehydrogenase encodes the protein MKIVVLDGYTLNPGDLSWEGVEKLADLTVYDRTPTDKIVERAQDADIIFTNKTPLDEATLNQLPNLKFISVLATGFNIVDITVAKKNGVVVSNVPGYGTPSVVQLTFALLLELTLHVQRHSDSVRDGKWARSVDFSFWDYPLIELAGKTMGIIGFGSIGEKVADVATAFGMKIIGSKRNRTDQSHRTNFKWAEIPELLTESDVVSIHTPLVPETQGLINKENLALMKPSAFLLNTSRGPIIVDQDLADALNNGVIAGAGIDVLSKEPPLPDNPLFKAKNCLITPHIAWATTEARARLMAITVENLAAFLNGKPMNVVN
- a CDS encoding alpha/beta hydrolase domain-containing protein gives rise to the protein MIRILLSSYMRTRLLFSLILLIGFSYPTLARIIRIEITSVQSPTFEGKIFGRIGAYEKLRGKAYGELDPNSSQNLLIPDIQLAPRNAKGMVEYAMDIYILKPINLAIGNHKLFLEINNRGGKLFGGFNKSNGGNDPTTAAQAGEGFLMNMGYTLAWNGWDCSAAPSNNNLTITVPIARNADGSSITGPSYEYISFDNATSLTYSLAYPTATMDQSKATLTVRDRLGDTPSRVSSEGWEYASDKTIRLIPAGTPFRQSAIYEFTYTAKDPVVAGIGFAATRDFVSFLRYAKADDFGNANPLAGDIRYTFSYSLSQPARYVNDFQTLGFNTDEQNRRVLDGIENWLGGASSIALNYRFSQPSRTERNRQNHLYPEGVFPFAYPIMTDPLSGKTAGRLARCTASNTCPKVFEINSSNEYWVKAASLLHTDSRGNDLPDPDNVRFYLISGAQHGTGNETSRGTCQQFQNSTNGESALRALFIALDDWVTKGIAPPASKVPRKSDGTAVIALPQPGSQTGVVPQAALGWPTIPGVTYTGLITTRYLLNFGPSLDQGILTTFPTSVANRPSYVNFVSKVDKDGNEIAGIRLPPVAVPIATTTGWALRRAEYGENDGCEGAGQNIPFKATKAERLLANDPRLSLQERYQTHEGYVDAVRKSVHMLIDQRFILDEDGQQYIKAAQASSVLR
- a CDS encoding rhodanese-like domain-containing protein, encoding MKLLLLLLVFLSVLTRPIYGQTAKTKPVAEQYVCLPCGANCDHAIVDGPGTCAHCGMRLVLKKSVVFKNISPAELCQTVATRPDVLLLDVRTPEEFSGRAHDNFGHLRNAVNIPVQQLESRLAELKNAKNKEIIVYCSHSHRSPRASHILTENGFTNVKNMTGGMSIWTDSVGQLPMGKSLLVK
- a CDS encoding DUF5958 family protein, producing MPMNLEEEIVICQFGQGVYSVADMLEQFGQLEKDQQRKRFVDLYFQVWDAKLVDADIEQALANCSLSATDAMYEYLHLRSLATGFKGIVCVPESANPPGGELGKAYELLLYLFKIDYQRRFGQHTDTEQSTRTNFKIDYRPSFSREQETPTDWRFRDLSNSEIARGILTRHRELVEQVYEHPSFRSEFVCIAKQWYESIFTGQTALDESTPERQTHFDFLTYDELMTKNTTLFDHKGAYGIRLLRQSLTQALAIRYVLTAEQANRLVVDVIERHLRETYNSDL